From Verrucomicrobiota bacterium, a single genomic window includes:
- a CDS encoding DUF1802 family protein — protein sequence MHIAFKEWAIIVDALGCGEQIIILRKGGINERRGGFRPEHSQFLLFPTQFHQQRESVLPAAQVRFDRISVNCPDPSKLRLDIFAEVVVVQRLGSLAAAERLRGQHIWRDEVIAQRFDWGKEKNIHALAVRVSRLPQAVELPMSPAYGGCKSWVELETDVATAGARPVLSEEMFTEKLSQFRTALETAAAA from the coding sequence ATGCACATCGCGTTCAAAGAATGGGCTATCATCGTCGATGCGCTGGGCTGCGGTGAGCAGATCATCATTCTGCGCAAGGGCGGGATCAACGAAAGGCGTGGCGGATTCCGACCGGAACATTCACAATTCCTTTTGTTCCCAACGCAGTTCCATCAACAACGGGAATCAGTGCTGCCCGCGGCGCAAGTCCGATTCGACCGGATTTCGGTGAATTGTCCCGACCCATCCAAATTGCGCCTGGACATTTTTGCCGAGGTGGTCGTAGTCCAACGACTCGGTTCGCTGGCCGCCGCCGAACGATTGCGCGGACAACACATCTGGCGCGATGAAGTCATTGCCCAACGATTTGATTGGGGAAAGGAGAAGAACATCCACGCGCTGGCCGTGCGCGTGTCTCGGCTGCCGCAAGCTGTCGAGTTGCCGATGTCGCCGGCTTACGGCGGCTGCAAGTCCTGGGTGGAACTGGAAACCGACGTCGCGACCGCTGGGGCGAGACCGGTTTTGTCTGAAGAAATGTTCACGGAAAAGCTGAGCCAGTTTCGCACTGCGCTTGAAACGGCGGCGGCGGCCTGA
- the maf gene encoding septum formation protein Maf, translating to MNLPPLILASASPRRAELLRQLPWEFSIVPSDAPELQHEHLTATEISQVNAYRKARAVAKKFPDALILGADTVVYLGTQLFGKPADLAEAQRMLAQLQGRTHQVITGVCLLHLRSHRQKVFAESTDVTFHPLSDEQVRDYLSRISPLDKAGAYAIQENGDLLVEKISGSFSNVVGLPVERVRKELT from the coding sequence ATGAACCTGCCGCCGCTCATCCTGGCTTCGGCGTCGCCGCGCCGCGCGGAACTGCTTCGCCAGTTGCCTTGGGAATTCAGCATCGTTCCCAGCGACGCTCCCGAACTCCAGCACGAGCACCTGACCGCGACGGAAATCTCCCAGGTCAACGCCTATCGCAAGGCCCGCGCCGTCGCCAAGAAATTCCCCGACGCGCTCATTCTCGGCGCGGACACGGTAGTTTATCTGGGCACGCAGTTGTTCGGCAAGCCCGCCGACCTCGCCGAGGCGCAGCGGATGTTGGCCCAACTGCAAGGACGGACGCACCAGGTGATCACGGGAGTGTGTTTGCTTCACCTGCGCAGCCATCGGCAAAAAGTTTTTGCGGAAAGCACGGACGTAACGTTTCATCCGCTGAGCGACGAGCAAGTCCGTGATTACCTGTCGCGCATCAGTCCGCTCGACAAAGCCGGCGCTTACGCCATTCAGGAAAATGGCGATCTGCTTGTAGAAAAAATCTCCGGCTCGTTCAGCAATGTGGTCGGTTTGCCCGTCGAGCGAGTGCGTAAGGAATTGACGTAG